In one Gracilinanus agilis isolate LMUSP501 chromosome 6, AgileGrace, whole genome shotgun sequence genomic region, the following are encoded:
- the MADD gene encoding MAP kinase-activating death domain protein isoform X13: MVQKKKICPRLLDYLVIIGARQPSSDSVAQTPELLRRYPLEDYPEFPLPPDVVFFCQPEGCLSVRQRRMSLRDDTSFVFTLTDKDTGVTRYGICVNFYRSFQKRMPKEKADGGSGHRAKEAVKTAPGPEEASTEKAESSSSLQPPSADSTPDGNQSPRGKRRAKGGSRSRNSTLTSLCVLSHYPFFTTFRECLYTLKRLVDCCSERLLGKKLSIPRGVQRDTMWRIFTGSLLVEEKSSALLHDLREIEAWIYRLLRSPVPISGQKRVDIEVLPQELQPALTFALPDPSRFSLVDFPLHLPLELLGVDACLQVLSCILLEHKVVLQSRDYNALSMSVMAFVAMIYPLEYMFPVIPLLPTCMASAEQLLLAPTPYIIGVPASFFLYKLDFKMPDDVWLVDLDSNRVIAPTNAEVLPILPEPESLELKKHLKQALASMSLNTQPILNLEKFHEGQEIPLLLGRPSSDLQSTPSTEFNPLIYGNDVDSVDVATRVAMVRFFNSPNVLQGFQMHTRTLRLFPRPVVAFQAGSFLASRPRQTPFAEKLSRTQAVEYFGEWILNPTNYAFQRIHNNMFDPASIGDKPKWYAHQLQPIYYRVYDSNSQLAEALSVPPEHDSDSDPTDDSGSDSVDYDDSSSSYSSLGDFVSEMMKCDINGDTPNVDPLTHAALGDASEVAFDELQGSQGDLDEPGPDSENSQDNPQPRSSSSTTASSSPSTIIHGANPESADSTEMDDKTATGFSNPLRALPPNFGKLSLDKREAESGGPPEGLGRRRDYDNPYFEPQYGFPTEEDEDDDEQEESYTPRFNQNLNGNRASKLLRPNSLKLASDSDAESDSRASSPNSTISNNSSEGFGGIMSFASSLYRNHSTSFSLSSLALPTKGARDKATPFPSLKGGRRALVDQKSSVIKHSPTVKRESPSPQGRASNSSENQQFLKEVVHSVLDGQGVGWLSVKKVRRLLESEQLRGFVLSKLNRLAPPEDGAPPDTIPDVEISRKVYKGMLDLLKCMVLSLEQSYANAGLGGMASTFGLLEIAQTHYYSKEPDKRKRSPTDSVSTPVGKDPGLTGRGDPKAMAQLRVPQLGPRAPSATGRGPKELDTRSLKEENFVASIGPEGIKPVFDLGETDEKKSQISADSGVSLMSGSQRSDLESTSIGPAVMIRSTSQDSEVSNSSGETLGADSDLSSNAGDGPGGEGSAHLAGLRGTVSDSEIETNSASGAIFGKAHSLKPGTKEKVVGSPVRPFEDVSQRVYLYEGLLGKERSTLWDQMQFWEDAFLDAVMLEREGMGMDQGPQEMIDRYLSLGEHDRKRLEDDEDRLLATLLNNLISYMLLMKVNKNDIRKKVRRLMGKSHIGLVYSQQINEVLDQLASLNGRDLALQPSGSRHIKKQTFVVHAGTDTSGDIFFMEVCDDCVVLRSSIGTVSERWWYEKLINMTYCPKTKVLCLWRRNGPETQLNKFYTKKCRELYYCVKDSMERAAARQHSAKPGPELGGEFPVQDMRTGEGGLLQVTLEGINLKFMHSQVFIELNHIKKCNTVRGVFVLEEFVPETKEVVSHKYKTPMAHEICYSVLCLFSYVAAARSKEAESRSKPPRPVSS, translated from the exons GCAACCAAGCAGTGACAGTGTGGCCCAGACTCCCGAGTTGCTCCGGCGCTACCCCTTGGAGGATTATCCCGAATTCCCCCTCCCTCCAGATGTGGTGTTCTTCTGCCAACCCGAGGGATGTCTGAGTGTGCGGCAGAGACGCATGAGCTTGCGAGATGATACCTCCTTCGTGTTCACCCTCACTGACAAGGACACTGGGGTGACCCGCTATGGCATCTGTGTCAACTTCTACCGCTCCTTCCAGAAGCGGATGCCCAAGGAAAAGGCCGACGGTGGCTCGGGGCACCGTGCAAAGGAAGCTGTCAAGACCGCTCCTGGCCCAGAGGAGGCGAGCACAGAGAAGGCAGAGAGCAGCTCTTCCTTGCAGCCCCCCAGTGCTGATTCGACCCCTGATGGGAACCAGTCTCCCCGAGGCAAGCGCCGAGCTAAGGGGGGGAGCCGCTCTCGCAACAGCACCCTGACATCCCTGTGTGTGCTCAGCCACTACCCTTTCTTCACCACCTTCCGGGAGTGTCTGTACACCCTCAAGCGTCTGGTGGATTGCTGCAGCGAGCGGCTCCTTGGCAAGAAACTGTCCATCCCCCGAGGGGTGCAGAG GGACACCATGTGGCGCATTTTCACTGGTTCACTCCTGGTAGAAGAGAAGTCCAGTGCCCTTCTGCATGACCTTCGGGAGATTGAAGCCTGGATCTATAGGTTGTTGCGTTCTCCAGTGCCCATATCTGGCCAGAAGCGGGTGGATATTGAGGTTCTACCGCAAGAGCTTCAGCCTGCACTGACCTTTGCTCTCCCTGACCCATCTCGATTCTCTCTGGTAGACTTCCCATTGCATCTGCCCTTGGAACTTCTGGGCGTAGATGCCTGTCTGCAGGTGTTGTCTTGCATCTTGCTGGAGCACAAG GTGGTGCTCCAGTCCCGAGACTACAACGCACTCTCCATGTCAGTGATGGCCTTCGTGGCAATGATCTACCCCCTGGAGTACATGTTTCCTGTTATCCCATTGCTGCCTACTTGTATGGCATCTGCAGAGCAG CTGCTCTTGGCCCCTACCCCTTACATCATTGGGGTCCCTGCCAGCTTCTTCCTTTATAAACTGGACTTCAAGATGCCAGATGATGTTTGGCTGGTGGATTTGGACAGCAATAGG GTGATTGCACCAACCAATGCAGAAGTGTTGCCCATCCTGCCAGAACCCGAATCTTTAGAACTGAAAAAGCATTTGAAGCAG GCACTGGCCAGCATGAGTCTGAACACCCAGCCGATCCTCAACCTGGAGAAGTTCCATGAGGGCCAGGAGATCCCCCTGCTCTTGGGAAGGCCATCCAGCGATTTGCAGTCCACCCCTTCCACTGAGTTCAATCCCCTCATCTACGGCAATGATGTGGATTCAGTGGACGTGGCGACCAG GGTGGCCATGGTGAGATTCTTCAACTCCCCCAATGTGCTTCAGGGATTCCAGATGCACACTCGCACTCTCCGGCTCTTCCCCCGACCTGTGGTGGCCTTCCAAGCTGGTTCTTTTCTAGCCTCACGTCCCCGACAGACCCCCTTTGCAGAGAAATTGTCCAGGACCCAGGCTGTGGAGTACTTTGGCGAATGGATCCTCAACCCCACCAACTATGCTTTCCAGCGAATCCACAACA ATATGTTTGATCCAGCCTCAATTGGTGATAAGCCAAAGTGGTATGCCCACCAGCTGCAGCCCATCTATTACCGCGTCTATGACAGCAACTCCCAGCTGGCCGAGGCACTGAGTGTGCCACCCGAGCATGACTCTGACTCTGACCCAACGGACGACAG TGGCAGTGACAGTGTGGATTATGATGACTCGAGCTCCTCCTATTCATCCCTTGGGGACTTTGTTAGTGAAATGATGAAATGTGATATCAATGGTGATACACCCA ATGTGGATCCGCTAACACATGCGGCACTGGGTGATGCCAGTGAGGTGGCATTTGATGAGCTGCAAGGAAGCCAGGGTGATCTGGATGAGCCTGGTCCAGATAGTGAGAATTCCCAGGACAACCCCCAGCCTCGCTCCAGCTCCAGCACCACGGCCAGCAGCAGCCCCAGTACCATCATTCATGGAGCCAATCCT GAGTCTGCTGATTCTACAGAGATGGATGACAAGACAGCGACAGGATTCTCCAACCCACTTCGTGCTTTGCCCCCAAATTTTGGCAAATTAAGCTTGGATAAGCGTGAGGCAGAGAGCGGGGGCCCCCCAGAGGGATTGGGGCGTAGGCGTGACTATGACAATCCATACTTTGAACCTCAGTATGGGTTTCCCACTGAGGAAGATGAAGACgatgatgagcaggaggagagTTATACCCCACGATTTAACCAAAACCTCAATGGCAATAG GGCTTCAAAACTGCTGCGGCCTAATAGCCTGAAGCTGGCGAGCGATTCGGATGCAGAGTCAGACTCTCGGGCAAGTTCTCCCAACTCCACCATCTCCAACAACAGCAGCGAGGGCTTTGGGGGCATCATGTCTTTTGCAA GTAGCCTGTACCGGAACCATAGCACCAGCTTCAGCCTCTCCAGCCTGGCACTGCCCACCAAAGGGGCCCGAGATAAGGCCACACCCTTCCCTAGTCTCAAAG GGGGCCGGCGAGCCCTGGTCGATCAGAAGTCATCGGTCATCAAGCATAGCCCCACGGTAAAAAGAGAGTCTCCATCGCCGCAGGGACGGGCCAGCAATTCCAG CGAGAACCAGCAGTTCCTGAAGGAGGTGGTTCACAGCGTGCTGGACGGCCAGGGCGTGGGCTGGCTCAGCGTGAAGAAGGTGAGGAGGCTGCTGGAGAGTGAGCAGCTCCGAGGCTTTGTCCTGAGCAAGCTGAACCGCCTGGCGCCTCCCGAGGACGGCGCCCCGCCGGACACTATCCCCGATGTG GAGATAAGCCGCAAAGTCTACAAGGGGATGCTGGACCTGCTCAAGTGCATGGTGCTGAGCCTGGAGCAGTCCTACGCCAACGCCGGCCTTGGCGGCATGGCCAGCACCTTTGGGCTCCTGGAGATCGCCCAGACCCACTACTACAGCAAAG AGCCAGATAAACGGAAGAGAAGTCCCACAGACAGTGTGAGCACGCCAGTTGGCAAGGATCCAGGCCTGACTGGGCGGGGAGACCCGAAAGCTATGGCCCAGCTGAGGGTTCCCCAGTTGGGGCCTCGGGCACCAAGTGCCACAGGAAGGGGCCCCAAGGAGCTGGACACCAGAAGCCTAAAGGAAGAGAACTTTGTGGCCTCTATTG GGCCTGAAGGAATTAAACCTGTCTTTGACCTGGGTGAGACAGATGAGAAAAAGTCACAGATCAGTGCAGACAGTGGTGTGAGCCTGATGTCTGGTTCTCAG AGAAGTGACCTGGAATCCACTAGTATAGGCCCAGCAGTTATGATCCGAAGCACAAGCCAGGATTCTGAA GTGAGTAACAGTTCTGGAGAGACACTGGGAGCGGACAGTGACCTGAGCAGCAATGCAGGTGATGGACCAGGTGGAGAGGGCAGTGCCCACTTGGCAGGACTTCGTGGCACTGTGTCTGACAGCGAAATTGAGACCAATTCTGCCTCAGGCGCCATCTTT GGCAAAGCCCACAGTCTGAAGCCGGGTACAAAGGAGAAAGTAGTGGGCAGCCCCGTTCGTCCTTTTGAAGACGTGAGCCAGCGTGTCTACCTCTATGAGGGTCTCCTAG GTAAAGAACGTTCTACCCTGTGGGACCAGATGCAGTTCTGGGAAGATGCCTTCCTTGATGCTGTGATGTTGGAGAGAGAAGGGATGGGCATGGACCAGGGACCTCAGGAAATGATCGACAG GTACCTGTCCCTGGGAGAACATGACCGGAAGCGCCTGGAGGATGACGAAGATCGATTGCTGGCCACGCTTTTGAACAACCTCATCTCTTACATGCTTCTGATGAAG GTAAACAAGAATGACATTCGGAAGAAGGTGAGACGCCTGATGGGGAAGTCTCATATTGGGCTTGTGTACAGCCAGCAGATAAACGAAGTGTTAGACCAGTTGGCCAGCCTG AATGGACGGGACCTGGCTCTCCAGCCAAGTGGCAGCCGTCACATCAAGAAACAGACGTTCGTGGTGCACGCGGGGACGGACACCAGTGGGGATATCTTCTTCATGGAG GTGTGCGACGACTGCGTGGTCCTCCGCAGCAGCATCGGGACGGTGTCCGAGCGCTGGTGGTACGAGAAGCTCATCAACATGACCTACTGCCCCAAGACCAAGGTGCTGTGTCTGTGGAGACGCAACGGGCCCGAGACTCAGCTCAACAAGTTCTATACCAAGAAG TGTCGGGAGCTGTACTACTGTGTGAAGGACAGCATGGAGCGTGCCGCGGCTCGACAGCACAGCGCCAAGCCGG GTCCGGAGCTGGGCGGTGAGTTCCCAGTGCAGGACATGAGGACGGGCGAGGGTGGCTTGCTTCAGGTTACGCTGGAGGGGATCAACCTTAAGTTCATGCATAGCCAG GTTTTCATAGAGCTGAATCACATTAAAAAGTGCAATACAGTTCGAGGCGTCTTTGTCCTGGAGGAATTTG TTCCTGAAACTAAAGAAGTGGTGAGCCACAAGTACAAGACGCCCATG GCCCATGAGATCTGCTACTCCGTGTTGTGTCTCTTCTCCTACGTGGCTGCCGCTCGCAGCAAGGAGGCCGAGAGCAGAAGCAAACCTCCCCGGCCGGTCTCGAGCTGA
- the MADD gene encoding MAP kinase-activating death domain protein isoform X7, giving the protein MVQKKKICPRLLDYLVIIGARQPSSDSVAQTPELLRRYPLEDYPEFPLPPDVVFFCQPEGCLSVRQRRMSLRDDTSFVFTLTDKDTGVTRYGICVNFYRSFQKRMPKEKADGGSGHRAKEAVKTAPGPEEASTEKAESSSSLQPPSADSTPDGNQSPRGKRRAKGGSRSRNSTLTSLCVLSHYPFFTTFRECLYTLKRLVDCCSERLLGKKLSIPRGVQRDTMWRIFTGSLLVEEKSSALLHDLREIEAWIYRLLRSPVPISGQKRVDIEVLPQELQPALTFALPDPSRFSLVDFPLHLPLELLGVDACLQVLSCILLEHKVVLQSRDYNALSMSVMAFVAMIYPLEYMFPVIPLLPTCMASAEQLLLAPTPYIIGVPASFFLYKLDFKMPDDVWLVDLDSNRVIAPTNAEVLPILPEPESLELKKHLKQALASMSLNTQPILNLEKFHEGQEIPLLLGRPSSDLQSTPSTEFNPLIYGNDVDSVDVATRVAMVRFFNSPNVLQGFQMHTRTLRLFPRPVVAFQAGSFLASRPRQTPFAEKLSRTQAVEYFGEWILNPTNYAFQRIHNNMFDPASIGDKPKWYAHQLQPIYYRVYDSNSQLAEALSVPPEHDSDSDPTDDSGSDSVDYDDSSSSYSSLGDFVSEMMKCDINGDTPNVDPLTHAALGDASEVAFDELQGSQGDLDEPGPDSENSQDNPQPRSSSSTTASSSPSTIIHGANPESADSTEMDDKTATGFSNPLRALPPNFGKLSLDKREAESGGPPEGLGRRRDYDNPYFEPQYGFPTEEDEDDDEQEESYTPRFNQNLNGNRASKLLRPNSLKLASDSDAESDSRASSPNSTISNNSSEGFGGIMSFASSLYRNHSTSFSLSSLALPTKGARDKATPFPSLKGGRRALVDQKSSVIKHSPTVKRESPSPQGRASNSSENQQFLKEVVHSVLDGQGVGWLSVKKVRRLLESEQLRGFVLSKLNRLAPPEDGAPPDTIPDVEISRKVYKGMLDLLKCMVLSLEQSYANAGLGGMASTFGLLEIAQTHYYSKEPDKRKRSPTDSVSTPVGKDPGLTGRGDPKAMAQLRVPQLGPRAPSATGRGPKELDTRSLKEENFVASIGPEGIKPVFDLGETDEKKSQISADSGVSLMSGSQRSDLESTSIGPAVMIRSTSQDSEVSNSSGETLGADSDLSSNAGDGPGGEGSAHLAGLRGTVSDSEIETNSASGAIFGKAHSLKPGTKEKVVGSPVRPFEDVSQRVYLYEGLLGRDKGSMWDQLEDAAMETFSMSKERSTLWDQMQFWEDAFLDAVMLEREGMGMDQGPQEMIDRYLSLGEHDRKRLEDDEDRLLATLLNNLISYMLLMKVNKNDIRKKVRRLMGKSHIGLVYSQQINEVLDQLASLNGRDLALQPSGSRHIKKQTFVVHAGTDTSGDIFFMEVCDDCVVLRSSIGTVSERWWYEKLINMTYCPKTKVLCLWRRNGPETQLNKFYTKKCRELYYCVKDSMERAAARQHSAKPGPELGGEFPVQDMRTGEGGLLQVTLEGINLKFMHSQVFIELNHIKKCNTVRGVFVLEEFVPETKEVVSHKYKTPMAHEICYSVLCLFSYVAAARSKEAESRSKPPRPVSS; this is encoded by the exons GCAACCAAGCAGTGACAGTGTGGCCCAGACTCCCGAGTTGCTCCGGCGCTACCCCTTGGAGGATTATCCCGAATTCCCCCTCCCTCCAGATGTGGTGTTCTTCTGCCAACCCGAGGGATGTCTGAGTGTGCGGCAGAGACGCATGAGCTTGCGAGATGATACCTCCTTCGTGTTCACCCTCACTGACAAGGACACTGGGGTGACCCGCTATGGCATCTGTGTCAACTTCTACCGCTCCTTCCAGAAGCGGATGCCCAAGGAAAAGGCCGACGGTGGCTCGGGGCACCGTGCAAAGGAAGCTGTCAAGACCGCTCCTGGCCCAGAGGAGGCGAGCACAGAGAAGGCAGAGAGCAGCTCTTCCTTGCAGCCCCCCAGTGCTGATTCGACCCCTGATGGGAACCAGTCTCCCCGAGGCAAGCGCCGAGCTAAGGGGGGGAGCCGCTCTCGCAACAGCACCCTGACATCCCTGTGTGTGCTCAGCCACTACCCTTTCTTCACCACCTTCCGGGAGTGTCTGTACACCCTCAAGCGTCTGGTGGATTGCTGCAGCGAGCGGCTCCTTGGCAAGAAACTGTCCATCCCCCGAGGGGTGCAGAG GGACACCATGTGGCGCATTTTCACTGGTTCACTCCTGGTAGAAGAGAAGTCCAGTGCCCTTCTGCATGACCTTCGGGAGATTGAAGCCTGGATCTATAGGTTGTTGCGTTCTCCAGTGCCCATATCTGGCCAGAAGCGGGTGGATATTGAGGTTCTACCGCAAGAGCTTCAGCCTGCACTGACCTTTGCTCTCCCTGACCCATCTCGATTCTCTCTGGTAGACTTCCCATTGCATCTGCCCTTGGAACTTCTGGGCGTAGATGCCTGTCTGCAGGTGTTGTCTTGCATCTTGCTGGAGCACAAG GTGGTGCTCCAGTCCCGAGACTACAACGCACTCTCCATGTCAGTGATGGCCTTCGTGGCAATGATCTACCCCCTGGAGTACATGTTTCCTGTTATCCCATTGCTGCCTACTTGTATGGCATCTGCAGAGCAG CTGCTCTTGGCCCCTACCCCTTACATCATTGGGGTCCCTGCCAGCTTCTTCCTTTATAAACTGGACTTCAAGATGCCAGATGATGTTTGGCTGGTGGATTTGGACAGCAATAGG GTGATTGCACCAACCAATGCAGAAGTGTTGCCCATCCTGCCAGAACCCGAATCTTTAGAACTGAAAAAGCATTTGAAGCAG GCACTGGCCAGCATGAGTCTGAACACCCAGCCGATCCTCAACCTGGAGAAGTTCCATGAGGGCCAGGAGATCCCCCTGCTCTTGGGAAGGCCATCCAGCGATTTGCAGTCCACCCCTTCCACTGAGTTCAATCCCCTCATCTACGGCAATGATGTGGATTCAGTGGACGTGGCGACCAG GGTGGCCATGGTGAGATTCTTCAACTCCCCCAATGTGCTTCAGGGATTCCAGATGCACACTCGCACTCTCCGGCTCTTCCCCCGACCTGTGGTGGCCTTCCAAGCTGGTTCTTTTCTAGCCTCACGTCCCCGACAGACCCCCTTTGCAGAGAAATTGTCCAGGACCCAGGCTGTGGAGTACTTTGGCGAATGGATCCTCAACCCCACCAACTATGCTTTCCAGCGAATCCACAACA ATATGTTTGATCCAGCCTCAATTGGTGATAAGCCAAAGTGGTATGCCCACCAGCTGCAGCCCATCTATTACCGCGTCTATGACAGCAACTCCCAGCTGGCCGAGGCACTGAGTGTGCCACCCGAGCATGACTCTGACTCTGACCCAACGGACGACAG TGGCAGTGACAGTGTGGATTATGATGACTCGAGCTCCTCCTATTCATCCCTTGGGGACTTTGTTAGTGAAATGATGAAATGTGATATCAATGGTGATACACCCA ATGTGGATCCGCTAACACATGCGGCACTGGGTGATGCCAGTGAGGTGGCATTTGATGAGCTGCAAGGAAGCCAGGGTGATCTGGATGAGCCTGGTCCAGATAGTGAGAATTCCCAGGACAACCCCCAGCCTCGCTCCAGCTCCAGCACCACGGCCAGCAGCAGCCCCAGTACCATCATTCATGGAGCCAATCCT GAGTCTGCTGATTCTACAGAGATGGATGACAAGACAGCGACAGGATTCTCCAACCCACTTCGTGCTTTGCCCCCAAATTTTGGCAAATTAAGCTTGGATAAGCGTGAGGCAGAGAGCGGGGGCCCCCCAGAGGGATTGGGGCGTAGGCGTGACTATGACAATCCATACTTTGAACCTCAGTATGGGTTTCCCACTGAGGAAGATGAAGACgatgatgagcaggaggagagTTATACCCCACGATTTAACCAAAACCTCAATGGCAATAG GGCTTCAAAACTGCTGCGGCCTAATAGCCTGAAGCTGGCGAGCGATTCGGATGCAGAGTCAGACTCTCGGGCAAGTTCTCCCAACTCCACCATCTCCAACAACAGCAGCGAGGGCTTTGGGGGCATCATGTCTTTTGCAA GTAGCCTGTACCGGAACCATAGCACCAGCTTCAGCCTCTCCAGCCTGGCACTGCCCACCAAAGGGGCCCGAGATAAGGCCACACCCTTCCCTAGTCTCAAAG GGGGCCGGCGAGCCCTGGTCGATCAGAAGTCATCGGTCATCAAGCATAGCCCCACGGTAAAAAGAGAGTCTCCATCGCCGCAGGGACGGGCCAGCAATTCCAG CGAGAACCAGCAGTTCCTGAAGGAGGTGGTTCACAGCGTGCTGGACGGCCAGGGCGTGGGCTGGCTCAGCGTGAAGAAGGTGAGGAGGCTGCTGGAGAGTGAGCAGCTCCGAGGCTTTGTCCTGAGCAAGCTGAACCGCCTGGCGCCTCCCGAGGACGGCGCCCCGCCGGACACTATCCCCGATGTG GAGATAAGCCGCAAAGTCTACAAGGGGATGCTGGACCTGCTCAAGTGCATGGTGCTGAGCCTGGAGCAGTCCTACGCCAACGCCGGCCTTGGCGGCATGGCCAGCACCTTTGGGCTCCTGGAGATCGCCCAGACCCACTACTACAGCAAAG AGCCAGATAAACGGAAGAGAAGTCCCACAGACAGTGTGAGCACGCCAGTTGGCAAGGATCCAGGCCTGACTGGGCGGGGAGACCCGAAAGCTATGGCCCAGCTGAGGGTTCCCCAGTTGGGGCCTCGGGCACCAAGTGCCACAGGAAGGGGCCCCAAGGAGCTGGACACCAGAAGCCTAAAGGAAGAGAACTTTGTGGCCTCTATTG GGCCTGAAGGAATTAAACCTGTCTTTGACCTGGGTGAGACAGATGAGAAAAAGTCACAGATCAGTGCAGACAGTGGTGTGAGCCTGATGTCTGGTTCTCAG AGAAGTGACCTGGAATCCACTAGTATAGGCCCAGCAGTTATGATCCGAAGCACAAGCCAGGATTCTGAA GTGAGTAACAGTTCTGGAGAGACACTGGGAGCGGACAGTGACCTGAGCAGCAATGCAGGTGATGGACCAGGTGGAGAGGGCAGTGCCCACTTGGCAGGACTTCGTGGCACTGTGTCTGACAGCGAAATTGAGACCAATTCTGCCTCAGGCGCCATCTTT GGCAAAGCCCACAGTCTGAAGCCGGGTACAAAGGAGAAAGTAGTGGGCAGCCCCGTTCGTCCTTTTGAAGACGTGAGCCAGCGTGTCTACCTCTATGAGGGTCTCCTAG GAAGGGACAAAGGATCCATGTGGGACCAGTTAGAGGATGCAGCTATGGAGACCTTCTCTATGA GTAAAGAACGTTCTACCCTGTGGGACCAGATGCAGTTCTGGGAAGATGCCTTCCTTGATGCTGTGATGTTGGAGAGAGAAGGGATGGGCATGGACCAGGGACCTCAGGAAATGATCGACAG GTACCTGTCCCTGGGAGAACATGACCGGAAGCGCCTGGAGGATGACGAAGATCGATTGCTGGCCACGCTTTTGAACAACCTCATCTCTTACATGCTTCTGATGAAG GTAAACAAGAATGACATTCGGAAGAAGGTGAGACGCCTGATGGGGAAGTCTCATATTGGGCTTGTGTACAGCCAGCAGATAAACGAAGTGTTAGACCAGTTGGCCAGCCTG AATGGACGGGACCTGGCTCTCCAGCCAAGTGGCAGCCGTCACATCAAGAAACAGACGTTCGTGGTGCACGCGGGGACGGACACCAGTGGGGATATCTTCTTCATGGAG GTGTGCGACGACTGCGTGGTCCTCCGCAGCAGCATCGGGACGGTGTCCGAGCGCTGGTGGTACGAGAAGCTCATCAACATGACCTACTGCCCCAAGACCAAGGTGCTGTGTCTGTGGAGACGCAACGGGCCCGAGACTCAGCTCAACAAGTTCTATACCAAGAAG TGTCGGGAGCTGTACTACTGTGTGAAGGACAGCATGGAGCGTGCCGCGGCTCGACAGCACAGCGCCAAGCCGG GTCCGGAGCTGGGCGGTGAGTTCCCAGTGCAGGACATGAGGACGGGCGAGGGTGGCTTGCTTCAGGTTACGCTGGAGGGGATCAACCTTAAGTTCATGCATAGCCAG GTTTTCATAGAGCTGAATCACATTAAAAAGTGCAATACAGTTCGAGGCGTCTTTGTCCTGGAGGAATTTG TTCCTGAAACTAAAGAAGTGGTGAGCCACAAGTACAAGACGCCCATG GCCCATGAGATCTGCTACTCCGTGTTGTGTCTCTTCTCCTACGTGGCTGCCGCTCGCAGCAAGGAGGCCGAGAGCAGAAGCAAACCTCCCCGGCCGGTCTCGAGCTGA